One part of the Leptolyngbya sp. FACHB-261 genome encodes these proteins:
- a CDS encoding alkaline phosphatase family protein gives MTSPVVAIGLDGADALLIETWMSQGYLPNLARLRESGVYGRLANVPYNTTETTWPTVWSGCLPHTTGYWSPARLREGSYEIEDVGAYNFAAHPPFYALGPNYRVAAFDLPQTVFSEQVHGPQVLGWGGHAPYTPRRSAPKPLLSELERQYGKHPARGQDYGDWWRTEYLSQLKENLKVGAARRTTICRSLLQQERWDLLVTVFSETHSAGHDFWHLSQPDHPLHEQKLRDSQDSMLEVFQAVDQGVGELLADLPEETSVVAFSGVGMGSNATDVPSMLFMAEFLYRFSFPGQSMLTSLKLGQSLPAVKTPKWRTWSGEVWQQTHEPNLLKKFLRYWLPGKYQSYLEHDFSPQAENRLASPYQLRQQGNSLFWQPTLWYSPLWSRMKAFALPSFSEGYVRINLQGREPQGIVPQADYDSICEQLTGQIYQLRDGRTGEPMVREVIRVRQFPTDSEPGLIPADLVVVWHEHPTDVIDSPEYGRIGPATYFRPGGHRDRGFVFARGPKIAAGSSLKQGHVVDLGPTILQLMGVPLPQHYDGRPLFVEASPVSL, from the coding sequence ATGACATCACCTGTGGTTGCAATTGGCTTAGACGGGGCTGACGCTTTGTTAATAGAGACTTGGATGTCTCAAGGCTACCTGCCGAATCTTGCCCGTCTACGAGAGTCAGGAGTTTATGGGCGTCTCGCCAATGTCCCATACAACACGACAGAGACGACATGGCCCACGGTTTGGAGCGGTTGCTTACCCCATACCACTGGCTATTGGAGCCCAGCCAGATTGCGCGAGGGCAGTTATGAAATCGAGGATGTTGGCGCCTATAACTTTGCTGCTCATCCGCCTTTCTACGCTTTGGGCCCGAACTATCGAGTTGCTGCTTTCGATCTTCCCCAAACTGTTTTTTCAGAACAGGTCCACGGCCCCCAGGTTCTAGGCTGGGGAGGACATGCTCCCTATACGCCGAGGCGCTCAGCGCCCAAGCCACTGCTCTCAGAACTAGAGCGTCAATACGGCAAGCATCCTGCCCGCGGCCAAGACTACGGTGACTGGTGGAGAACCGAGTATCTAAGCCAACTTAAGGAGAATCTGAAAGTCGGTGCAGCTCGTCGTACTACTATCTGCCGATCACTGCTGCAACAAGAACGCTGGGATTTATTAGTCACCGTTTTTAGTGAAACTCACTCTGCTGGCCATGACTTCTGGCACCTCAGCCAGCCCGATCATCCCCTGCACGAGCAGAAACTTAGGGATTCCCAAGATTCGATGCTGGAGGTTTTTCAGGCAGTTGATCAAGGTGTCGGTGAGCTGTTGGCAGACCTGCCTGAAGAAACCTCTGTAGTCGCGTTTTCAGGGGTGGGCATGGGCAGTAACGCCACAGATGTGCCCAGCATGCTCTTCATGGCGGAGTTTCTTTACCGCTTCAGTTTCCCTGGTCAGTCCATGCTGACTTCCCTAAAGCTTGGGCAATCCCTGCCTGCTGTAAAAACTCCAAAGTGGCGTACCTGGTCCGGCGAAGTCTGGCAACAGACTCACGAACCGAATCTGCTCAAGAAATTTCTGCGCTATTGGTTGCCTGGTAAATACCAGTCTTATCTGGAGCATGACTTCAGCCCTCAAGCTGAAAACAGGCTTGCTTCTCCTTATCAACTGCGGCAACAAGGGAACTCCCTTTTTTGGCAACCCACTCTGTGGTACTCACCCCTTTGGTCTCGCATGAAAGCTTTTGCCTTGCCAAGTTTCTCTGAAGGCTATGTGCGAATTAACCTACAAGGCAGAGAACCTCAAGGGATTGTTCCTCAAGCGGATTACGATTCAATTTGTGAACAGTTAACGGGGCAGATTTATCAGCTCCGCGATGGTCGAACGGGCGAGCCGATGGTGAGGGAAGTCATTCGCGTTCGCCAATTCCCAACTGATTCAGAGCCTGGTTTGATTCCTGCGGATCTGGTCGTGGTTTGGCATGAGCATCCGACTGATGTGATCGATAGCCCTGAATATGGCCGAATTGGACCTGCAACCTATTTTCGGCCAGGGGGACATCGAGACCGAGGTTTTGTGTTTGCCCGGGGACCCAAAATTGCAGCCGGAAGCAGCTTAAAGCAGGGACATGTAGTGGATTTGGGACCGACTATTCTGCAGCTGATGGGTGTGCCGCTCCCGCAGCACTACGACGGTCGTCCCTTATTCGTCGAGGCAAGCCCTGTTTCCTTGTGA
- a CDS encoding pentapeptide repeat-containing protein, with protein MGSRHEHDWFHLKVPHLLLALPLVLLLVLGVMLPVQATDYNKEFLVGSDFSGRVLTDSSFTKANLRNANFSGADLKGVSFFGANLEAANLTGADLRQATLDVVRFTNADLTNAVLEGAFAVNATFDGAKVDGADFTDVDLRRDAQISLCKKAQGVNPVTGRSTRQTLDCD; from the coding sequence ATGGGATCGCGACACGAACACGATTGGTTTCACCTCAAAGTTCCCCACCTGCTGCTGGCCCTCCCGCTAGTGCTGCTGCTTGTTCTGGGCGTGATGCTTCCGGTTCAGGCAACAGACTACAACAAGGAGTTCCTAGTTGGTTCTGACTTTTCGGGTCGAGTGCTGACCGATTCTAGCTTCACCAAAGCTAATCTGCGCAATGCTAATTTCTCTGGCGCTGACCTCAAAGGTGTCAGCTTCTTCGGGGCTAATTTGGAGGCGGCAAATCTGACAGGCGCTGATCTGCGTCAGGCAACGCTGGATGTTGTTCGCTTCACGAATGCAGACCTCACCAACGCTGTTCTTGAAGGGGCATTTGCGGTCAATGCCACCTTTGATGGCGCGAAGGTTGATGGCGCTGACTTTACCGACGTGGATTTACGTCGGGACGCTCAAATCAGCCTGTGCAAAAAGGCTCAGGGAGTAAATCCGGTAACAGGGCGGAGCACACGCCAAACCTTAGACTGTGACTAA
- the rsmI gene encoding 16S rRNA (cytidine(1402)-2'-O)-methyltransferase gives MDSPTAAGTLYLVGTPIGNLEDMTFRAVRVLQSVDLIAAEDTRHTGKLLRHFQIQTPQTSYHSHNQRSRTSELVSRLQEGSSIALVTDAGMPGISDPGEELVQACAEAGVPVVPIPGPTAVITALSASGLATARFAFEGFLPLRGAERREHLEQLRYEPRTLLLYEAPHRLRQTLADLAAILGQERSIALGRELTKLHEQIWRGTLAEALTYYQSREPQGEFTLVVAGALPTQAKPSDGELRRELQSLIGSGLSRSEASRQLAETTQLPRRHLYQLALSLEDEH, from the coding sequence GTGGACTCTCCTACAGCAGCCGGTACGCTCTACTTAGTTGGTACGCCAATTGGCAACCTGGAAGATATGACCTTCCGGGCAGTGCGTGTGTTGCAGAGTGTTGATCTAATTGCGGCTGAGGATACACGCCACACGGGTAAGTTGCTGCGTCACTTTCAGATTCAGACGCCTCAAACCAGCTACCACAGCCACAACCAGCGCAGTCGCACAAGCGAGTTAGTCAGTCGCTTGCAAGAGGGCAGTTCAATAGCTCTGGTCACTGATGCAGGCATGCCTGGCATCTCCGACCCAGGTGAAGAACTTGTGCAGGCTTGTGCCGAGGCGGGAGTTCCTGTAGTACCAATCCCTGGACCAACCGCAGTGATCACAGCGCTCAGTGCCTCTGGGCTAGCAACAGCACGGTTTGCCTTTGAGGGTTTTCTGCCCCTACGGGGAGCTGAACGCCGAGAGCACCTAGAGCAATTGCGCTACGAGCCTCGCACACTACTGCTTTATGAAGCTCCCCACAGGCTGCGGCAAACTCTGGCAGACCTGGCAGCTATATTGGGGCAGGAACGCTCGATTGCCCTGGGCCGAGAACTGACTAAGCTGCACGAGCAGATCTGGCGTGGCACCCTAGCGGAAGCCTTGACCTACTACCAGAGCCGGGAGCCACAAGGTGAATTTACCTTAGTGGTTGCTGGAGCCCTCCCCACCCAGGCAAAACCTTCGGATGGCGAGTTGCGGCGCGAACTGCAAAGCTTGATTGGCTCTGGCCTTTCTCGCTCAGAGGCTAGCCGTCAACTGGCTGAAACCACGCAGCTCCCGCGCCGCCACCTCTACCAACTAGCGCTCTCACTTGAGGATGAGCATTAG
- a CDS encoding GNAT family N-acetyltransferase: MSQELSSEWCRGEYLISTDAARLDLPFIHDFLTHSYWANGRSIEVVKRSVENSLSFGLYRESQQIGFGRVITDYATFAYLADVFVVEAFRGKGLGQWLLQVVIAHPELQGLRKWMLGTIDAHGFYRKFQFSQVRHPERLMERWPLGEV; this comes from the coding sequence ATGAGCCAGGAACTGAGCTCGGAATGGTGCAGAGGTGAATATTTGATTAGTACAGATGCGGCTCGTCTGGACTTGCCATTCATTCACGACTTCCTGACTCATTCGTACTGGGCTAATGGTAGATCTATCGAAGTTGTTAAGCGCTCAGTTGAGAATTCTTTATCTTTCGGGCTGTACAGGGAAAGTCAGCAAATTGGCTTTGGACGTGTGATCACGGATTATGCCACGTTCGCTTATCTCGCTGATGTATTTGTTGTGGAGGCGTTTCGAGGAAAAGGTTTAGGGCAATGGCTGCTGCAGGTAGTCATTGCACATCCTGAGCTTCAAGGTTTGCGTAAGTGGATGCTGGGAACAATAGATGCTCACGGCTTTTATCGTAAGTTCCAATTTTCTCAGGTTCGTCATCCTGAACGTTTGATGGAGCGATGGCCCTTGGGAGAGGTGTGA
- the chlG gene encoding chlorophyll synthase ChlG, with translation MPDLSPNLSPEPEQPPLLVDEATPTPATLDAQPLPAAGDLATANKGSRARQLLGMKGADVKETSIWKIRLQLMKPITWIPLIWGVVCGAASSGNYVWNLENFLIALACMLLSGPLMAGYTQTLNDFYDRELDAINEPYRPIPSGAISIPQVTAQIWGLLLAGIGLSVALDFWAGHSFPIMVVLTLGGAFVAYIYSAPPLKLKQNGWLGNYALGASYIALPWWAGHALFGTLTPTIMVLTLFYSLAGLGIAVVNDFKSVEGDAQLGLKSLPVMFGVQRAAWISAFMIDAFQIGIALYLAYIGQNLYAAILGLLVIPQITFQDMYFLRDPLKNDVKYQASAQPFLVLGMLVAGLALGRAGI, from the coding sequence ATGCCTGATCTGAGCCCTAACCTGAGCCCTGAGCCTGAGCAACCCCCTCTGTTGGTTGATGAGGCTACGCCGACTCCAGCCACGCTGGATGCTCAACCCTTGCCAGCTGCTGGTGATTTAGCAACAGCAAACAAAGGTAGCCGTGCCCGACAGCTCTTGGGCATGAAAGGAGCAGACGTTAAGGAGACTTCGATCTGGAAGATCCGTCTGCAATTGATGAAGCCGATTACCTGGATTCCCTTGATCTGGGGGGTAGTTTGTGGTGCAGCCTCCAGTGGCAATTATGTGTGGAACCTGGAGAACTTTCTCATCGCCTTGGCCTGCATGCTGCTCTCAGGGCCTTTGATGGCAGGTTATACCCAGACCTTAAATGACTTTTACGACCGTGAGTTAGATGCAATTAATGAGCCCTACCGTCCCATTCCTTCTGGTGCAATCTCTATCCCTCAGGTGACTGCCCAAATCTGGGGGCTACTGCTAGCCGGTATAGGGCTTTCTGTTGCTTTAGATTTTTGGGCCGGTCACTCGTTTCCCATCATGGTGGTGCTCACCCTGGGAGGCGCCTTCGTCGCCTACATCTACTCAGCACCCCCACTGAAACTGAAGCAAAACGGCTGGCTGGGTAACTATGCCTTGGGCGCTAGCTATATTGCTTTGCCTTGGTGGGCTGGACATGCCCTGTTTGGCACCCTTACCCCCACGATTATGGTGCTGACCCTGTTCTATAGCTTGGCAGGGCTGGGAATTGCTGTGGTGAATGATTTCAAGAGCGTGGAAGGCGACGCCCAACTGGGTCTCAAGTCGTTACCTGTGATGTTTGGCGTGCAACGAGCAGCTTGGATCTCGGCTTTTATGATCGATGCCTTCCAGATTGGGATTGCCCTGTATCTGGCCTACATTGGTCAAAATCTCTACGCTGCCATTCTGGGGCTGCTGGTCATTCCTCAGATCACCTTTCAAGACATGTACTTCCTGCGCGATCCGCTTAAGAATGACGTGAAGTACCAGGCCAGTGCTCAGCCTTTCCTAGTGCTCGGCATGTTGGTTGCAGGACTGGCGTTAGGACGGGCTGGAATCTAA
- a CDS encoding ABC transporter ATP-binding protein — MSRPSSNEQARLWAMLANTPRLLRLVWHAAPTWLLLSLVVILVGALIPVAQLYIGKLIVDQVVSTVGQPTPDLMPLAVLVGMGFGLVLVQGALNQGSSYVSQVLNDRFTLHASSVLLQQAIQLDLAHYELPEFYDTLNRAQQSGSSYPVRTLSTLTTLVGQLVSFAGLLTLLLRFSPWIMVLLLLTSFPAFWVGVRFSGRRFWMVRHQTQSGRLAEYLQRVLTEQGFVKEVRLFNLGEHLLSQWREIRNRFNEESEALQARHSSARFGIGIVANLGFYTAYALVIWQTLQGVLTIGDLTMYSGAFQQAQSAIQGILLSIASVYEYNLYVSQYFEFLNLKPQVINRPKPRVFPSPLRSGLVLRDVSFTYPGAYEPTLRDLNLTVRPDESIALVGVNGAGKTTLLKLLARFYDATAGEISFDGIPVQELDLADLRRNIGVIFQDFARYALSVEDNIRFGDIQAQDDWERIERAASEGGASEVIASLEQGYQTILGKTFTGGVELSGGQWQKIGLARAFMTPAQILILDEPTAAVDALTEYDLFQRFRTLTKGKMTFLVSHRFSTVRMADRIVVLDGGRITEVGSHAELMAQGGLYERMFRLQAASYQIDGRQGSAGAVY, encoded by the coding sequence ATGTCTCGCCCCTCATCGAATGAACAGGCCCGCTTGTGGGCCATGCTTGCCAATACGCCCCGCTTGCTACGCCTGGTTTGGCATGCAGCTCCTACCTGGTTATTGCTGTCCCTGGTTGTGATCTTGGTTGGAGCCCTCATTCCTGTTGCACAGCTCTACATCGGTAAGCTAATCGTCGATCAGGTTGTCAGTACTGTAGGTCAACCTACTCCAGACTTAATGCCCCTAGCCGTCTTGGTAGGCATGGGATTTGGCCTAGTGCTGGTGCAAGGCGCTCTGAACCAGGGCAGTAGCTACGTTTCCCAGGTGTTGAATGACCGCTTCACCCTTCATGCCAGCAGCGTTCTGCTGCAACAGGCAATCCAGCTAGATCTGGCTCACTACGAACTGCCTGAGTTCTACGACACGCTCAACCGAGCCCAACAGAGCGGCAGTAGCTACCCCGTCAGAACCCTCAGCACGTTGACGACTCTGGTCGGGCAACTGGTGAGCTTTGCTGGACTACTCACCCTGCTGTTGCGGTTTAGCCCCTGGATTATGGTCCTGTTGCTGCTGACCTCGTTTCCAGCCTTCTGGGTCGGTGTACGCTTTTCTGGCAGACGCTTCTGGATGGTTCGCCACCAAACTCAAAGCGGACGTTTAGCCGAGTATTTGCAACGAGTTCTCACCGAGCAGGGCTTTGTCAAAGAAGTTCGTCTGTTCAACCTTGGTGAACATCTGCTGAGCCAATGGCGTGAGATTCGTAACCGCTTCAATGAGGAGTCGGAGGCATTGCAGGCGCGTCACTCTAGTGCCCGCTTTGGCATTGGGATTGTTGCCAATCTCGGTTTTTATACTGCCTATGCTCTGGTGATCTGGCAAACGCTCCAAGGCGTTCTTACTATTGGTGACCTCACCATGTACTCCGGAGCGTTTCAGCAAGCCCAGAGTGCTATTCAAGGCATTCTGCTAAGCATCGCCTCGGTGTATGAATACAACCTCTACGTCTCCCAGTATTTCGAGTTTCTTAACTTGAAACCCCAGGTGATCAACCGGCCAAAGCCTCGTGTCTTTCCCAGCCCCTTACGCTCGGGTTTAGTTCTGCGCGATGTTAGCTTTACCTACCCTGGTGCTTATGAGCCAACCCTACGCGATCTCAACCTCACCGTTCGGCCTGATGAGAGCATTGCCCTCGTGGGAGTGAACGGAGCTGGTAAGACGACTTTGCTCAAGTTGCTGGCCCGCTTCTACGATGCCACGGCCGGTGAAATTAGCTTCGATGGTATTCCGGTTCAGGAGTTAGACTTAGCCGACTTACGCCGCAACATTGGCGTAATCTTTCAAGACTTCGCCCGTTATGCTCTTAGCGTTGAAGACAACATTCGCTTTGGTGATATTCAAGCTCAAGACGATTGGGAGCGCATTGAACGAGCGGCGTCTGAGGGTGGTGCCAGCGAGGTAATTGCCAGCCTAGAGCAAGGCTATCAAACCATCTTGGGCAAGACCTTTACGGGTGGCGTTGAACTCTCAGGTGGTCAGTGGCAGAAGATCGGCCTAGCTCGCGCCTTCATGACTCCTGCTCAAATTCTGATCCTGGATGAACCTACCGCTGCTGTGGATGCTCTGACTGAATACGACCTGTTTCAGCGCTTCCGGACCCTCACCAAGGGCAAAATGACCTTTCTTGTGAGCCATCGTTTCTCAACAGTACGCATGGCAGATCGAATTGTGGTGCTGGATGGGGGCCGAATTACCGAGGTTGGCAGTCATGCAGAACTGATGGCTCAGGGTGGCCTATACGAACGTATGTTCCGCCTGCAAGCCGCCAGCTACCAAATCGATGGTCGCCAGGGGTCAGCTGGGGCAGTATACTAA
- a CDS encoding YraN family protein has protein sequence MTSRNSRSRQVGLQGEAFVAAYLQTQGWQILAQQWHSRWGELDLVALREPPLQLAFVEVKTRSRGNWDSDGLLALTLRKQQKIEQTARDFLGQNPGFADADCRFDLALVRCQAGTLSLQDYLVNAFC, from the coding sequence ATGACCTCCAGAAACTCCCGTTCTCGACAGGTTGGCTTACAAGGGGAAGCATTCGTTGCTGCTTACCTTCAAACTCAGGGCTGGCAAATTTTGGCTCAACAGTGGCACAGTCGCTGGGGTGAGTTAGACTTGGTTGCTCTACGGGAGCCACCGCTACAACTCGCGTTCGTTGAGGTGAAGACCCGTAGCCGAGGGAATTGGGATAGCGATGGCTTACTGGCTTTAACCTTGCGCAAGCAACAAAAGATTGAGCAAACAGCGCGTGATTTCTTAGGTCAGAATCCTGGATTTGCTGATGCTGATTGCCGTTTTGACCTCGCGTTAGTCCGTTGCCAGGCGGGTACTTTGAGCTTGCAGGACTACCTCGTGAATGCCTTTTGTTAA
- a CDS encoding hemolysin family protein: MSSVTFEILLVFLLILANGIFSMSEMAVISARKARLQQWASEGDGKAQAALDLANAPNNFLSTVQIGITLVGILAGAFGGATIAEPLAAIFSRVPLLAPYSQALGLGIVVAVITYLSLVVGELVPKRLALNNPERIASTVATPMGQLSKIAAPVVHLLGMSTDLVMRMLGIRASTEPPITEEEIQVLIEQGTQAGMFEQAEQDMVERVFRLGDQQVSALMTPRRQVVWLDLDDSLEENRHKMLNSIHSRFPVCQGSLDNVLGIIQVKDLFARSTFDEPLDLTTSLRQPLVVPESTQGLKVLESFKQTGMHTALAVDEYGGVQGLVTLYDILEAIVGDVPSVGEHTEPQAVQREDGSWLLDGLLTVDEFKDLFDLEELPGEERGSYQTLGGFVLMYLGHIPSSSEHFEWGGLRFEVVDMDGNRVDKVLVMAVKTTS; the protein is encoded by the coding sequence ATGTCCTCCGTCACTTTCGAGATTTTGTTGGTTTTCCTGTTGATCCTCGCTAACGGCATTTTCTCAATGTCGGAGATGGCGGTCATTTCTGCACGCAAAGCTCGGTTGCAGCAGTGGGCCAGCGAGGGAGATGGTAAGGCCCAGGCTGCTTTAGATCTAGCCAATGCTCCAAATAATTTCCTCTCCACGGTTCAGATTGGCATCACGCTAGTTGGCATTCTGGCAGGTGCCTTTGGCGGTGCCACTATCGCTGAGCCCTTAGCTGCTATCTTCAGCCGTGTCCCACTGCTGGCACCTTACAGTCAAGCGCTTGGGCTAGGTATCGTAGTTGCAGTTATTACCTACCTCTCGCTAGTGGTCGGGGAACTGGTGCCCAAGCGCCTGGCGTTGAACAACCCTGAGCGCATCGCTTCTACCGTCGCTACACCAATGGGGCAACTCTCTAAAATCGCGGCCCCAGTTGTTCACCTTTTGGGTATGTCAACCGATCTCGTCATGCGAATGTTAGGCATTCGAGCCTCCACAGAGCCCCCAATCACTGAAGAGGAAATCCAGGTTTTGATCGAGCAAGGTACTCAGGCAGGCATGTTTGAGCAAGCTGAGCAGGATATGGTCGAGCGGGTATTTCGTCTGGGCGACCAACAGGTGAGTGCACTGATGACTCCCCGCCGACAGGTGGTTTGGCTAGACCTGGATGACTCTCTCGAAGAGAACCGACACAAGATGTTGAACAGCATCCATTCGCGGTTCCCGGTCTGTCAAGGCAGTTTAGACAATGTACTGGGGATAATCCAAGTTAAAGACTTATTTGCCCGAAGCACATTTGATGAACCGCTAGACCTGACTACCTCTCTACGACAGCCCTTAGTAGTTCCTGAAAGCACGCAAGGGTTGAAGGTTCTGGAGTCGTTTAAGCAGACTGGCATGCATACTGCCCTAGCAGTGGACGAGTACGGTGGCGTTCAGGGACTGGTCACGCTCTACGACATCCTGGAAGCGATTGTGGGCGATGTGCCTTCAGTCGGAGAGCATACAGAACCTCAGGCAGTACAGCGGGAGGATGGTTCCTGGTTATTGGACGGTCTGTTGACGGTGGACGAGTTCAAAGATCTCTTTGACCTTGAGGAACTGCCCGGCGAGGAGAGGGGGAGCTATCAGACCTTAGGTGGCTTCGTTCTGATGTATCTGGGTCACATTCCTTCATCCTCAGAGCATTTCGAGTGGGGTGGGTTGCGCTTTGAAGTCGTAGATATGGACGGAAACCGAGTAGACAAGGTCTTAGTCATGGCGGTTAAAACAACTAGCTGA
- a CDS encoding DUF2949 domain-containing protein, whose translation MIKHTFLDAHLVGRGLLTESQLVQARVQQHKLKSSLPVTLLKLGWIDLMTFEELLDVKDSVR comes from the coding sequence ATGATCAAACACACTTTTCTTGACGCTCATCTCGTTGGGCGCGGTTTGCTGACTGAATCTCAATTGGTCCAGGCGCGTGTCCAACAACACAAACTTAAATCTAGCCTACCCGTTACCTTACTGAAGTTGGGCTGGATTGATCTAATGACTTTCGAGGAACTACTGGACGTTAAAGATAGCGTGCGTTAG
- the hpsE gene encoding hormogonium polysaccharide biosynthesis glycosyltransferase HpsE yields the protein MTLHFTVAIPTYNGALRLPKVLARLQAQIKTENLNWEVLIVDNNSQDNTAAVVKTYIENSENRPFPFALRYCFEPRQGLAFARQRAVEEAKGNLVGFLDDDNLPASDWVAAAVTFDEGNPSVGAFGGQIHGRFDKEPPPNFKRIQSFLAIREGDTRPRPFKPLVLDLPAGAGMVIRRQAWLSSVPKELVLIGRVSGSSLAGEDFEALLHLHRAGWAIWYNPQMHLEHEISVHRLTKDYLLSTVRGAGLCIFHLRLVNSKRWERPLLFARVVSGNLKRLILHIAKYGMRSRGDMVTACELEFVWSSLVSPFYYLKTQISRR from the coding sequence ATGACTCTTCATTTTACGGTTGCGATTCCAACCTACAACGGAGCACTACGCCTACCCAAGGTGTTAGCAAGGCTACAAGCACAAATCAAAACAGAGAATCTAAACTGGGAAGTCCTAATTGTTGACAACAACAGTCAAGATAATACGGCTGCAGTTGTAAAGACCTATATTGAGAATAGTGAGAATAGACCGTTTCCCTTTGCCCTAAGATATTGTTTCGAACCTAGGCAGGGGCTTGCCTTTGCACGCCAACGTGCTGTTGAGGAAGCAAAAGGGAACCTGGTTGGTTTTTTGGATGACGACAATCTACCTGCCTCTGATTGGGTTGCCGCAGCAGTTACCTTTGATGAAGGCAATCCCAGCGTGGGAGCTTTTGGTGGTCAAATCCACGGCAGATTTGATAAAGAGCCACCGCCAAACTTTAAGCGAATCCAGTCATTCTTAGCGATTCGAGAAGGGGATACTCGACCTCGCCCCTTCAAACCTCTGGTATTAGACCTACCCGCTGGAGCGGGAATGGTAATTCGTCGCCAAGCTTGGCTGAGTAGTGTACCTAAAGAACTAGTACTGATTGGGCGTGTGTCAGGCTCAAGCCTAGCAGGAGAAGATTTTGAGGCACTGCTTCACCTGCACAGAGCGGGTTGGGCGATTTGGTATAACCCACAGATGCATCTTGAACATGAGATTTCTGTGCATCGATTGACTAAAGACTATTTGCTATCCACAGTTCGTGGTGCTGGGCTATGCATTTTTCATTTGAGGCTAGTAAATTCAAAGCGATGGGAGCGTCCTTTGCTGTTCGCGAGGGTCGTTTCTGGTAACTTGAAACGGTTGATTTTGCACATCGCTAAATATGGTATGCGAAGCAGAGGTGATATGGTGACTGCTTGTGAGCTGGAGTTTGTTTGGAGTAGTTTGGTCAGCCCTTTCTACTACTTGAAAACTCAAATTTCTCGCCGCTAG